From a region of the Paenibacillus sp. R14(2021) genome:
- a CDS encoding helix-turn-helix transcriptional regulator has translation MHINGELQNNVYLFRAAKKWSQQEVADRLGVSRQTIASIESNKYNPSLILAFKLAKLFEVEITEVFQFKEY, from the coding sequence ATGCATATAAATGGAGAGCTCCAAAACAACGTATACCTCTTTAGAGCAGCAAAAAAATGGTCACAGCAAGAAGTTGCTGATCGTCTAGGCGTCAGCAGACAAACGATTGCCTCAATCGAATCAAACAAATACAACCCCTCATTAATCCTAGCCTTCAAGCTCGCTAAATTATTTGAAGTTGAAATCACGGAAGTTTTTCAATTTAAGGAATATTAA
- a CDS encoding site-specific integrase codes for MASLQKRGNDSWLLVVEAGIKADGKRLKRTRTVKAKGIREARKLLAEFETEVESGHYIAPEKMTFAAFVGEWKEKYAKSDLGIKTLDIYSRFLKNRILPVFGHMRLDKIQPFQIVNFISDLGKEGSRQDGKKGPLSSGTIQYTHRILKNIFSRAVEWKLIKSNPAADIKKPKVIRKEIEVYDEEEVSMLFEFLEKEPLKWRMMIMLAITTALRRGELVGLEWKHIDLNKGILEVKQSISHSINGQRIISEPKTAKSKRRVSLSDTVVEHLKDYSLESRKKRLVLGDAWKGGDHFFVFTNDEGNAYYPESPYLWFRNFLKKHGLKYIRFHDLRHTSATLLINKGVHAKLISERLGHSNISTTMNVYGHALQSADKDAANKLDSLVPPKKEKKNG; via the coding sequence ATGGCAAGTTTACAAAAACGAGGTAATGATTCATGGCTTTTAGTTGTTGAGGCCGGAATTAAAGCTGACGGAAAGAGACTAAAACGCACTAGAACTGTAAAGGCAAAAGGAATACGCGAAGCAAGAAAGCTTCTCGCTGAATTTGAAACTGAAGTTGAATCAGGACACTACATCGCCCCTGAAAAAATGACCTTTGCAGCTTTCGTAGGTGAATGGAAGGAGAAGTATGCAAAGAGTGACCTTGGAATAAAAACATTAGATATTTATTCGCGGTTCCTAAAAAATCGGATTCTACCGGTCTTTGGTCATATGCGTCTGGATAAAATTCAACCATTTCAAATAGTCAACTTTATCTCCGATCTCGGCAAGGAGGGTAGCCGACAAGACGGCAAAAAAGGCCCACTCTCTTCAGGTACCATCCAATATACACATCGAATTCTTAAAAATATATTTTCTCGTGCGGTGGAGTGGAAGCTTATCAAGAGCAATCCCGCCGCGGATATCAAGAAGCCAAAGGTTATTCGGAAAGAGATTGAAGTATATGATGAAGAGGAAGTCAGTATGTTGTTTGAGTTTCTAGAAAAGGAACCCTTAAAGTGGCGTATGATGATTATGCTTGCGATAACTACTGCACTTCGTAGAGGTGAACTAGTTGGATTGGAGTGGAAACACATCGATTTGAATAAGGGCATCCTCGAAGTAAAGCAAAGTATTTCGCATTCCATTAACGGTCAAAGAATCATATCCGAACCTAAAACAGCAAAGTCAAAACGAAGGGTAAGCTTGTCGGATACTGTAGTAGAGCATCTCAAAGATTACTCCCTTGAATCTCGAAAGAAACGCCTTGTGCTAGGCGATGCATGGAAAGGCGGAGATCATTTCTTCGTGTTTACTAATGATGAGGGCAACGCCTATTATCCTGAGTCACCTTACCTCTGGTTTCGCAATTTTCTTAAGAAACATGGTCTAAAGTACATTAGATTCCACGATCTCAGACATACGAGTGCAACTTTATTGATTAACAAAGGCGTACATGCCAAACTTATCTCGGAACGACTCGGGCACTCGAATATCTCAACGACGATGAATGTCTACGGACATGCTCTACAATCGGCCGATAAGGATGCAGCTAATAAACTCGATTCGCTAGTCCCTCCCAAGAAAGAAAAAAAGAATGGTTAG
- a CDS encoding helix-turn-helix domain-containing protein: MPNSYKQSIDYIPMAKRNTLTLTEAWEEVFECQISKDKLYAEVRAKKIPHTRIGNKILFRRDTLLTWFHEQETKNYCLSDIESHA, encoded by the coding sequence ATGCCTAATTCTTATAAGCAATCAATCGATTATATTCCCATGGCGAAACGGAACACATTAACCTTAACAGAAGCCTGGGAAGAGGTTTTTGAATGTCAGATTTCTAAAGACAAGCTTTACGCTGAGGTCCGAGCGAAGAAAATTCCACATACTAGAATTGGAAATAAAATCCTTTTTAGAAGAGATACTTTGCTGACGTGGTTTCACGAACAAGAGACAAAAAACTATTGTTTATCCGACATTGAATCACATGCATAA